One segment of Candidatus Binatia bacterium DNA contains the following:
- a CDS encoding CDC27 family protein, producing MAMFSRSKIKTFLCIFLSGLFVFSMAAGVAAQDDDKKPRPKPQLRRVQSPGKWAAKRIMGAQEALAAEQWSEALTILQEMKDRKKLNGIETATMWQFYGFIYSSQDPPNYKKALVAFEKALEPNALPEATQTATYMNVAQLYVMQEQYSKALATFDKYFAQVETPSPDAYYMYAIALTQKRQARKAIPWILKAIDGSAAPKEAWLQLASSLYFETKQYKKAAGVLEILVARFPKKNYFIQLAALSNELGNEARALAVLELAYHQKMLNQDSEYRNLAQLYMTREIPYQAGRVMQKGMKAGIVKKDRKAYDLLAQAWLLARERELALPALKESAARGKDGNAYIRLAQLYLDQAEWADAQEALASAVKKGELRNEAMAHLLQGITFFNLEQYEEARDAFFEAREFDKTKASAEQWLSQVGRHIPVEIEEEKEEEVVEMVDGIPADWYDLPEGDRAVLIGGLEAGMITIEQPEPEVEAVIEPANEVVVEAVQPS from the coding sequence ATGGCAATGTTTTCCCGCAGCAAGATCAAGACTTTCCTCTGTATTTTCCTGAGCGGCCTGTTCGTCTTTTCGATGGCGGCGGGTGTTGCGGCTCAGGATGACGACAAGAAGCCTCGGCCCAAGCCGCAATTGCGGCGGGTCCAGTCTCCGGGCAAATGGGCTGCCAAGCGAATTATGGGAGCTCAGGAAGCACTCGCGGCCGAGCAGTGGAGCGAGGCCCTGACGATCCTTCAGGAAATGAAGGACCGCAAGAAGCTCAACGGCATCGAAACAGCCACCATGTGGCAGTTTTACGGCTTCATCTACTCCTCTCAGGATCCGCCGAATTACAAAAAGGCATTGGTTGCTTTCGAGAAGGCGCTTGAGCCGAATGCATTACCGGAGGCGACCCAGACCGCCACCTATATGAACGTGGCTCAACTCTACGTCATGCAGGAGCAGTACTCGAAGGCGCTGGCGACCTTCGATAAATACTTTGCCCAAGTGGAGACGCCATCCCCCGATGCCTACTATATGTATGCGATCGCGCTGACCCAGAAGCGTCAGGCCCGCAAGGCCATCCCCTGGATTCTGAAAGCGATTGATGGATCGGCGGCCCCCAAAGAAGCCTGGCTGCAGTTGGCCTCATCTCTTTATTTCGAGACCAAACAGTACAAGAAGGCCGCCGGGGTACTCGAAATTCTGGTCGCGCGCTTCCCCAAGAAAAACTACTTCATCCAGCTCGCTGCTCTGAGCAACGAACTCGGGAATGAAGCTCGGGCACTGGCCGTCCTCGAGCTGGCCTATCACCAGAAGATGCTCAACCAGGATAGCGAATATCGAAACCTGGCTCAGCTCTACATGACACGCGAGATCCCCTACCAGGCAGGCCGCGTGATGCAGAAGGGCATGAAGGCCGGCATCGTCAAGAAGGACCGCAAGGCCTACGATTTGTTGGCCCAAGCCTGGTTGTTGGCGCGCGAACGCGAACTGGCGTTGCCTGCCCTCAAGGAGTCCGCCGCCCGCGGCAAGGATGGAAACGCCTATATTCGGCTTGCGCAATTATATCTTGATCAAGCCGAGTGGGCCGATGCACAGGAAGCATTGGCGAGCGCTGTCAAGAAGGGCGAACTGCGCAACGAAGCCATGGCCCATCTTCTGCAGGGAATCACCTTCTTCAACCTGGAGCAGTATGAAGAGGCTCGTGATGCCTTCTTTGAAGCAAGGGAGTTCGACAAGACCAAGGCTTCGGCCGAGCAATGGTTGAGTCAGGTCGGGCGCCATATTCCAGTCGAGATCGAGGAAGAAAAAGAGGAAGAAGTCGTCGAGATGGTCGATGGAATTCCGGCCGATTGGTACGATTTGCCCGAGGGTGATCGAGCCGTTCTTATCGGTGGCCTCGAGGCGGGAATGATCACGATCGAACAGCCCGAGCCCGAAGTTGAGGCGGTGATCGAGCCCGCGAATGAAGTCGTCGTGGAGGCGGTTCAGCCTTCCTGA
- a CDS encoding energy transducer TonB, giving the protein MTQRLLGSAIGAVLVTLALVTMMQSLVAMGGGGLNKNKGVRIQDFLRTMDDSDTQSKKRELPDKEEVEEAPEMEAMELEAAPSELKMEGMGISAQPDLALAGGVGVGSADMDTVPLVRVNPRYPPRAQSRGIEGWVQLEFTITPQGTVTDVQIIDADPKGYFERSAKRAVQKYKYKPKVVDGKAVARPGIQLVLSFDIED; this is encoded by the coding sequence ATGACACAGCGACTTCTCGGCTCGGCTATTGGCGCCGTTCTGGTGACCCTCGCACTCGTCACCATGATGCAATCACTCGTGGCGATGGGTGGTGGTGGGCTCAACAAGAACAAGGGCGTTCGGATTCAGGACTTCCTGCGGACTATGGACGATAGTGACACGCAATCCAAAAAGCGTGAACTGCCCGACAAGGAAGAAGTCGAAGAAGCTCCCGAAATGGAAGCCATGGAGTTGGAAGCCGCGCCGTCAGAATTGAAGATGGAAGGCATGGGCATCAGTGCTCAGCCCGACCTCGCTCTGGCTGGTGGGGTGGGTGTGGGATCGGCCGATATGGATACCGTTCCCCTGGTCCGAGTGAACCCTCGCTATCCGCCGCGCGCCCAGTCGCGCGGGATCGAGGGCTGGGTCCAGCTCGAATTCACGATCACGCCACAAGGAACGGTGACGGACGTTCAGATTATTGACGCCGACCCGAAGGGTTATTTTGAACGTTCCGCGAAGCGCGCCGTCCAAAAGTACAAATACAAGCCCAAGGTCGTGGACGGCAAAGCCGTAGCGCGCCCGGGGATTCAATTGGTACTTTCGTTCGACATCGAAGATTAA
- a CDS encoding biopolymer transporter ExbD, with amino-acid sequence MRRRHGSGEEEAEVNMTPMLDVVFIMLIFFIVTASFVKESGVDVNRQYASTAQPKESANIFIAITADNQIWIDKRRVDPRAVRANIERLYAENPQGSVVIQADKDSKNALLIQVLDSAKLAGVDSISVAADPSME; translated from the coding sequence ATGCGTCGTAGACATGGCTCTGGAGAAGAAGAAGCCGAGGTCAATATGACCCCGATGCTCGACGTTGTTTTCATCATGCTGATTTTCTTCATCGTCACGGCATCGTTCGTGAAGGAATCCGGCGTGGATGTGAACCGCCAGTATGCATCGACGGCACAGCCGAAAGAATCAGCGAATATCTTTATCGCCATCACCGCTGACAACCAGATCTGGATTGACAAGCGCCGGGTAGATCCGCGTGCGGTCCGTGCCAACATTGAGCGACTCTATGCCGAGAACCCGCAGGGCTCGGTTGTGATTCAGGCTGACAAGGATTCGAAAAATGCCCTGCTGATTCAGGTTCTGGATTCTGCGAAGCTCGCGGGCGTCGATAGCATTTCAGTCGCAGCCGATCCGAGTATGGAATGA
- a CDS encoding MotA/TolQ/ExbB proton channel family protein, translating to MQAFFDILAADRDFLQTGGTVLVTIVVVTFLMWVLLFERFWYVWQGHPILVNRVIKQWDDREETTSWYAHQVRRSLVSQVSAELNRGLPMIASLVALCPLLGLLGTVTGMIEVFDVMALTGSGNPRAMASGVAKATIPTMAGMVAALSGLIFSTQLQNKAKTETEAVADRLSPGKE from the coding sequence GTGCAGGCGTTTTTCGATATACTTGCGGCCGATCGAGATTTTCTCCAGACCGGCGGCACGGTGCTCGTCACTATTGTTGTGGTGACCTTCCTGATGTGGGTGCTGCTATTTGAGCGGTTCTGGTACGTCTGGCAGGGTCATCCGATTCTGGTGAATCGGGTGATCAAGCAATGGGATGACCGGGAGGAAACGACCTCCTGGTATGCCCATCAGGTTCGCCGTTCGCTTGTTTCGCAGGTTTCTGCGGAACTGAACCGTGGCTTGCCGATGATAGCCAGTCTCGTCGCCCTGTGCCCGCTTTTGGGTCTTTTGGGGACGGTGACGGGGATGATCGAGGTCTTTGATGTGATGGCTCTGACCGGCAGCGGTAATCCGCGCGCGATGGCCTCGGGCGTGGCGAAGGCAACGATCCCGACCATGGCAGGCATGGTCGCTGCCCTCTCCGGTCTCATTTTCAGCACGCAATTACAGAACAAAGCAAAGACGGAGACGGAAGCGGTCGCAGATCGCCTGTCTCCCGGTAAGGAGTAG
- a CDS encoding MotA/TolQ/ExbB proton channel family protein, which translates to MNTSKTLIAAAMAAFMALAGTPDFAAAQTAAAAPPKADNMQQLLDLVRRGGRAENSQNNKREAAFRADKANQKKLLTIALQEKDQEEIRSEELEAVFEDNELEIPRLQEQLRNRLGTLGELFGVVRQVAGDTRGFVETSLVSAQIPGRAEFLGEFAQSKDLPEVEELEKLWFALQQEIIEGGKVVRFEAKVQTPDGEEIDTEVVRVGPFTAIADGQFLRYVPETGKLAVLPRQPGSAHPGNAADLSAATDGIVRFSIDPTRGSLLASLVQTPDMAERLGQGGVVGYAIVVLGIFGVGISIWRFIYLFGVGSKMRAQQSSETPDPSNPLGRVLQIYSEHKDADVETLELKLDEAILREVPKLESGNTLIKTLGAVAPLMGLLGTVTGMINTFQAITLFGTGDPKLMAGGISTALVTTVLGLCAAIPLLLLHSLVAGRSKAMVQVLEEQSAGLVAERAEQESKKV; encoded by the coding sequence GTGAATACTTCCAAGACATTGATCGCCGCAGCGATGGCTGCGTTCATGGCCCTCGCCGGCACGCCTGACTTTGCGGCAGCGCAAACTGCTGCTGCGGCTCCGCCCAAGGCCGATAATATGCAGCAGTTGCTGGACCTCGTCCGGCGCGGTGGCCGAGCCGAAAATTCCCAGAACAACAAGCGGGAAGCGGCTTTCCGGGCGGACAAGGCCAACCAGAAAAAGCTTCTGACGATCGCGCTTCAGGAAAAGGACCAGGAAGAAATTCGCTCCGAAGAACTCGAGGCTGTTTTCGAGGACAATGAGCTGGAAATTCCGCGTTTGCAGGAGCAATTGCGCAATCGCCTCGGCACCCTCGGAGAACTCTTCGGTGTCGTCCGTCAAGTCGCCGGTGACACCCGCGGTTTCGTTGAAACGTCTCTGGTTTCAGCACAGATTCCGGGTCGAGCTGAATTCCTCGGAGAGTTCGCGCAGTCCAAGGATCTCCCCGAAGTCGAGGAGCTCGAAAAGCTCTGGTTCGCCTTGCAGCAGGAGATCATCGAAGGTGGCAAGGTCGTCCGCTTCGAGGCCAAGGTGCAGACACCTGACGGCGAAGAGATCGATACGGAAGTTGTTCGGGTCGGACCGTTTACGGCGATCGCCGACGGCCAATTCCTGCGCTACGTGCCGGAAACCGGCAAGCTTGCCGTCCTGCCGCGTCAGCCGGGTTCGGCGCATCCGGGCAATGCCGCTGATCTGAGCGCGGCCACAGACGGGATCGTTCGGTTCTCGATTGATCCGACGCGCGGTTCGTTACTGGCCTCCTTGGTGCAGACGCCCGACATGGCCGAACGACTCGGTCAGGGTGGCGTCGTGGGTTACGCGATCGTCGTCCTCGGCATCTTCGGTGTTGGAATCTCGATCTGGCGCTTTATCTATCTGTTCGGCGTCGGCTCCAAAATGCGAGCCCAGCAATCCAGCGAGACCCCGGATCCCAGCAACCCGCTGGGGCGTGTCCTGCAGATTTATTCCGAGCATAAGGACGCCGATGTCGAGACACTCGAACTCAAACTCGATGAGGCTATTCTTCGCGAGGTTCCCAAGCTGGAGTCCGGCAACACGCTGATCAAGACTCTCGGTGCGGTAGCGCCCTTGATGGGACTGCTCGGAACGGTGACCGGTATGATCAACACCTTCCAGGCGATCACCCTGTTCGGAACCGGCGATCCCAAGTTGATGGCTGGCGGCATTTCGACCGCATTGGTCACAACCGTATTGGGACTTTGCGCAGCGATTCCTCTGCTCCTCCTCCACAGTCTTGTGGCGGGTCGCAGCAAGGCGATGGTGCAGGTTCTCGAGGAACAGAGCGCCGGGCTGGTCGCGGAACGGGCCGAGCAAGAGTCCAAGAAGGTCTGA
- a CDS encoding DUF3450 domain-containing protein, whose product MELTKARRAGRNFLRLALVMGWITAGISPALAATVDQVVKAEVKTDVAASGSQARIDKIVEETDDLAAKYRQTLDEVKALRVYNAQVETLIQAQVDEMASLGEQISGVTGVGRQIMPLMGRMIESLDQFVALDMPFLPEERRERVENLRELMSRADVTVSEKFRLLMEAYQIENAYGRSIEAYTGDLELDGTKRTVDFLQVGRVALLYQTSDRSETGFWDRDANTWQQLDDSYRTPVANAIKVARKQTAPDLLQIPVPAAVEAR is encoded by the coding sequence ATGGAATTAACGAAGGCACGCCGAGCAGGGCGCAATTTCCTGCGGCTAGCCCTGGTCATGGGCTGGATTACCGCTGGCATTTCGCCGGCTTTGGCCGCGACGGTCGATCAGGTCGTCAAGGCTGAAGTCAAAACGGATGTTGCCGCGTCCGGATCGCAGGCCCGCATCGACAAGATAGTCGAAGAAACCGACGATCTCGCCGCCAAATATCGGCAGACACTGGACGAGGTGAAAGCGCTCCGCGTTTATAACGCGCAGGTCGAGACGCTCATTCAGGCCCAAGTCGATGAAATGGCATCTCTGGGCGAGCAGATCAGTGGCGTTACCGGCGTTGGCCGTCAGATCATGCCGCTGATGGGCCGTATGATCGAGAGTCTCGATCAGTTCGTGGCCCTCGATATGCCCTTTCTTCCCGAAGAACGTCGCGAGCGTGTCGAGAACCTTCGCGAGTTGATGTCGCGTGCGGACGTGACCGTCTCCGAGAAATTTCGTCTTCTGATGGAAGCCTATCAGATCGAGAACGCCTATGGCCGCTCGATCGAAGCCTACACCGGTGACCTCGAGCTGGACGGCACCAAGCGCACCGTGGACTTCCTGCAAGTTGGTCGCGTGGCGCTGCTCTATCAGACCTCGGATCGCAGCGAGACGGGATTCTGGGATCGCGACGCCAATACCTGGCAGCAACTCGATGATTCCTACCGCACGCCAGTTGCCAATGCGATCAAGGTCGCGCGCAAGCAGACGGCCCCTGACCTTCTCCAGATTCCGGTACCTGCTGCCGTGGAGGCCCGATAG
- a CDS encoding CNNM domain-containing protein, with protein MNLDATLLAAYVGSALSVSFVCSILEATILSVRVTELEERRNAGQKGAALLLSLKQDRLDDAISAILILNTIAHTIGAALAGAQAAVVFGSAWVGAFSAILTLLVLLFTEIIPKTLGTVYASRFVPFVASSLRILTKLLAPILAVTRIITRWIAPARKNPISRGELAALVGMATREGALETEQSAVFHNVLQFDSVQVGDVMTPRTVTVMLPSTATLGDLLDHPETSAISRIPLFAENRDRVIGYLLQREVLLAAARGARREAPLIDFLREIHFLPETASLSAALRHFLTQQEHLAMAVDEFGGVSGVVTLEDLMETILGVEIIDESDRVADMRSLATALRDRRLARHREQRTEAEAEAASTNI; from the coding sequence TTGAATCTAGACGCGACTTTATTGGCGGCCTACGTAGGTTCCGCCCTCTCCGTTTCCTTCGTATGCTCCATTCTCGAAGCAACGATTCTCTCCGTCCGGGTCACCGAACTCGAGGAGCGTCGGAATGCGGGACAAAAAGGCGCCGCCTTGCTGCTCAGCCTGAAACAGGACCGCCTCGATGACGCGATCTCGGCAATCCTGATTCTCAACACGATCGCGCATACCATTGGTGCGGCTCTGGCAGGCGCACAGGCGGCCGTTGTTTTCGGCAGCGCCTGGGTCGGCGCATTCTCGGCAATTCTGACATTGCTGGTCCTGCTGTTTACGGAAATCATCCCCAAGACCCTCGGAACGGTCTACGCCTCCCGGTTTGTACCTTTTGTCGCATCCAGTCTCCGCATCCTGACGAAGTTGCTCGCCCCGATACTGGCCGTCACGCGAATCATCACCCGGTGGATCGCGCCCGCACGGAAGAACCCGATCTCGCGAGGAGAGCTCGCCGCACTCGTCGGCATGGCCACGCGTGAAGGCGCTCTGGAAACCGAGCAAAGCGCCGTCTTCCACAATGTGCTGCAATTCGATTCAGTCCAGGTCGGCGATGTCATGACTCCCCGAACGGTGACGGTCATGCTGCCATCCACCGCCACACTCGGCGACCTCCTGGATCATCCCGAAACCAGTGCGATCTCCCGCATTCCCTTGTTTGCGGAAAATCGCGACCGTGTCATCGGCTACCTCCTCCAACGCGAGGTCCTTCTCGCCGCGGCACGCGGCGCCCGCCGGGAAGCCCCGCTGATCGACTTTCTCCGCGAGATCCACTTTCTGCCCGAAACCGCTTCCCTCTCGGCTGCCCTCCGCCATTTCCTGACCCAACAAGAGCACCTGGCCATGGCCGTCGATGAATTTGGCGGGGTCAGCGGGGTCGTCACTCTGGAGGACTTGATGGAGACGATCCTCGGAGTCGAGATTATCGATGAAAGCGATCGGGTAGCCGATATGCGCAGCCTCGCCACCGCTCTCCGGGATCGCCGGCTGGCCCGTCACCGCGAACAACGCACCGAGGCCGAGGCCGAGGCCGCGAGCACAAATATATGA
- a CDS encoding transglycosylase SLT domain-containing protein: MTSIGNPGRLAISLTILLVLAPRLLEAAPTDPQASASQRFAQAHQSARNGDRIQARQAFEASIDSLPLLQDHALFYSARMEIEQDEPGLAQKHLARLLQDHPDSIWVSDALVLRGNLVLDDRKPAKALRDFDQAIRTGSAGTRSVARLGRARALAANNQLSAAWDLTLELAGLRGKEGKRASELREELAVLGPQKLGTDESSFQLALARARLKSGDPRAALRSLQPLLARSTPDRLRAETETLAAASHRATGNTAAATKLTDALIARGKPADLAGDALYGRARRAWNRDEDRAARDDYRSYLAKFPNHRKRSDATHALARIAESAGDMPLAAKRYREILANHPSSRVAETAAWRQGFVLYLDGDYPGAAEAWRQLGANAAGVYWRARALEAMKKDRIARKIDQQLLRSDPTGYYSWWLDTAGAQISTTTSGIKPAGTPSPPNSTTAQTHLAKARLLAELGLPASAERELDAVRAETGNTAFLMEAYAQIGAWGRSIRIARAREARGEKGLATAIHPQAHAEEFTRAGKRYGLDPLLLASLSRRESLFEERARSPVGAFGLMQLMPATAKELAGRPVTTEELAVARTNVDLGSRYLAQLLRKYDGRLIPALAAYNGGPKAVARWETRSGDRSGDEYVELISYRETRKYVKAVLENYRIYRQLYGSNAPPPRLY; this comes from the coding sequence ATGACGTCCATTGGTAACCCCGGCAGACTCGCTATTTCCCTGACCATTCTGCTGGTGCTTGCACCAAGACTCCTCGAGGCCGCACCCACCGATCCGCAGGCCTCCGCCAGCCAGAGATTCGCTCAGGCACATCAGAGCGCACGCAACGGCGATCGCATCCAGGCACGGCAGGCCTTCGAGGCGAGTATCGACAGCCTTCCGCTGCTTCAGGATCATGCTCTTTTCTACTCGGCCCGCATGGAAATCGAGCAGGACGAACCGGGGCTGGCGCAAAAGCATCTGGCCAGACTTTTGCAGGACCACCCCGACAGTATCTGGGTCAGCGATGCTCTGGTGCTTCGCGGCAACCTCGTGTTGGACGACCGAAAACCGGCAAAGGCGCTGCGCGATTTCGATCAGGCCATCCGCACAGGGTCAGCCGGCACACGGAGCGTGGCTCGCCTCGGGCGCGCCCGGGCTCTGGCGGCAAACAACCAGCTGTCGGCGGCGTGGGACCTGACGCTGGAGCTGGCGGGTCTCCGGGGAAAAGAAGGCAAGCGCGCCAGTGAACTGCGCGAGGAACTGGCCGTTCTGGGTCCGCAAAAACTCGGCACGGACGAATCCTCCTTCCAGCTCGCTTTGGCCCGGGCGAGACTCAAGAGCGGGGATCCCCGGGCAGCGCTTCGATCGTTGCAGCCGCTCCTCGCGAGATCAACACCGGATCGGCTCCGCGCAGAAACCGAAACGCTGGCCGCCGCCTCCCACCGGGCGACCGGCAATACCGCTGCCGCCACAAAGCTCACCGACGCCCTGATTGCCCGGGGAAAGCCTGCCGACCTTGCGGGCGATGCCCTCTATGGGCGAGCACGGCGTGCCTGGAACCGGGACGAGGACCGCGCCGCTCGCGACGATTACCGATCCTATCTGGCAAAGTTCCCGAACCACCGAAAACGGTCCGATGCCACTCACGCCCTGGCCCGCATCGCGGAGTCAGCGGGCGATATGCCGCTGGCAGCAAAGCGCTATCGCGAAATTCTGGCGAACCACCCCTCGAGCCGCGTTGCCGAAACCGCGGCCTGGCGCCAGGGGTTCGTTCTCTATCTCGACGGCGATTATCCGGGAGCAGCAGAGGCCTGGCGACAACTCGGCGCCAATGCCGCTGGTGTCTATTGGCGAGCACGCGCGCTGGAGGCCATGAAAAAGGATCGGATCGCGCGAAAAATCGACCAGCAACTCCTCCGAAGCGACCCCACCGGCTACTACAGCTGGTGGCTGGATACCGCAGGCGCACAAATCTCGACGACGACTTCGGGCATAAAACCGGCCGGCACTCCGAGTCCGCCGAACAGCACCACCGCGCAGACGCACCTTGCCAAAGCGCGTTTGCTGGCAGAGCTCGGGCTCCCGGCATCTGCGGAGCGGGAACTCGATGCGGTTCGGGCCGAGACCGGCAACACTGCATTTCTGATGGAGGCCTATGCCCAAATCGGGGCGTGGGGGCGATCGATCCGCATCGCGCGCGCCCGCGAGGCGCGCGGCGAGAAGGGGCTGGCCACCGCGATCCACCCGCAAGCCCACGCGGAAGAATTCACCCGTGCCGGCAAACGCTACGGTCTCGACCCGCTTCTTCTGGCTTCTCTATCGCGCCGCGAAAGCCTCTTTGAAGAACGAGCTCGTTCACCCGTGGGCGCCTTCGGGCTCATGCAGTTGATGCCCGCGACCGCAAAAGAACTCGCCGGTCGTCCGGTGACGACCGAGGAACTTGCCGTCGCACGGACCAACGTCGATCTGGGCTCGCGCTACCTCGCGCAATTGCTGAGAAAATATGACGGTCGCCTCATCCCGGCTCTCGCTGCTTATAATGGCGGACCGAAGGCCGTCGCGCGTTGGGAGACGCGCAGCGGCGACCGGTCCGGCGATGAATATGTGGAATTGATCTCGTACCGGGAGACGCGAAAATACGTAAAGGCCGTGCTGGAAAACTATCGCATCTATCGACAGCTCTACGGGAGCAACGCCCCACCGCCGCGACTCTATTGA
- a CDS encoding Mur ligase domain-containing protein translates to MSSVRDIHLTAIGGVGMTALAGLLCSLGHRVRGSDLEVYPPASEELARLGVNVARGYRGENLNPRPDLVVMGNAISRDNPEAIAAREADIETLSMPQALARFCLPERVPLVLAGTHGKTTSSTFLAWVLQQAGRDPGWFIGGAPLDLPGPCAIGTGSPFVLEGDEYDSAYFDKGPKFLHYQPQGVVLTSVEFDHADIYRDLAHVQSSFADLLALLSDEAPLVVSADYPAGIEVAQASGHDFVSFAEGAPADWQISGLADGPEGLRFRAEGPGESIDFVTPMLGAMNARNLLGVALLARAFDVSTDVICEAAASFHGVRRRQEVVVDGSITLVDDFAHHPTSIALALAAVRSRFPERRHWALFDPRSNTTRRSIFQNEITQSLAGADCVCIGPVNRPELLADDERFSPETAIEQLEARGAKGFVCKDPDEIYDHLRQEVREGDVVTILSNGAFGGLRQRLAEWLGETDGA, encoded by the coding sequence TTGAGTTCGGTCCGGGATATTCATCTCACAGCGATCGGCGGGGTCGGTATGACCGCCCTGGCGGGTTTGCTTTGCTCGCTCGGGCATCGCGTGCGCGGCTCGGATCTCGAGGTTTATCCGCCGGCAAGCGAGGAATTAGCGAGACTCGGAGTAAATGTGGCGCGCGGCTATCGGGGCGAGAACCTGAACCCGCGACCGGATTTGGTCGTCATGGGCAACGCGATTTCCCGTGATAATCCCGAAGCGATTGCGGCGCGTGAGGCGGATATCGAAACACTGTCGATGCCGCAGGCGCTGGCGCGGTTTTGCCTGCCGGAGCGAGTGCCGCTGGTGTTGGCGGGCACTCATGGGAAAACCACATCCTCAACCTTTCTTGCGTGGGTCCTGCAGCAAGCGGGCCGGGATCCCGGCTGGTTTATCGGGGGCGCTCCTCTGGACCTTCCAGGGCCCTGTGCCATCGGCACCGGAAGTCCCTTTGTCCTGGAAGGTGACGAGTACGACTCGGCATATTTCGACAAGGGGCCCAAGTTTCTTCATTACCAACCACAAGGCGTCGTGCTCACATCCGTCGAGTTCGATCACGCGGACATCTACAGAGATCTCGCTCATGTCCAGTCGAGCTTTGCCGACCTCCTCGCGTTGCTGTCGGACGAGGCGCCTCTGGTTGTCAGCGCGGATTACCCGGCGGGGATCGAAGTCGCGCAGGCGAGTGGGCATGATTTTGTCAGTTTCGCGGAAGGGGCGCCCGCAGATTGGCAGATTTCGGGGCTTGCGGATGGCCCTGAGGGACTCCGCTTTCGTGCCGAAGGCCCGGGTGAATCGATCGATTTCGTGACCCCCATGCTCGGCGCGATGAATGCGCGCAACCTGCTCGGTGTGGCCCTTCTGGCGCGTGCCTTCGACGTCTCGACAGATGTGATTTGCGAAGCTGCGGCGAGTTTTCACGGGGTGCGGCGACGCCAGGAAGTGGTGGTCGATGGCTCGATCACGCTCGTGGACGATTTCGCTCATCATCCCACCTCGATCGCACTGGCACTGGCGGCGGTGCGCAGCCGTTTCCCCGAGAGGCGTCATTGGGCCTTGTTCGATCCGCGCTCCAATACGACGCGTCGAAGCATCTTCCAGAACGAGATCACTCAGTCTCTCGCCGGTGCGGATTGTGTCTGTATCGGCCCCGTCAACCGCCCGGAATTGCTTGCGGACGACGAGAGGTTTTCGCCCGAGACCGCCATCGAACAACTCGAGGCACGGGGAGCAAAAGGTTTCGTCTGCAAGGATCCCGATGAAATCTACGATCACCTTCGACAGGAGGTTCGCGAAGGCGACGTGGTCACGATTCTTTCCAATGGAGCCTTCGGTGGTCTGCGCCAGCGATTGGCGGAGTGGCTGGGGGAAACCGATGGCGCGTGA